From the Conger conger chromosome 14, fConCon1.1, whole genome shotgun sequence genome, one window contains:
- the stx16 gene encoding syntaxin-16 isoform X3 has product MATRRLTDAFLLMRNNAIQNRQILAEQVSTYDPRRALSTRSNAAELDELADDRMALVSGISLDPEAAIGVTKRLPPKWVDGVDEIQYEVTRIRQKMKELASLHDKHMNRPTLDDSSEEEHAIEITTQEITQMFHRCQRSVTSLQARCGHCTQQEDRLLRNVVSSLAQSLQDLSISFRHTQSGYLKRMKNREERSKHFFDTSGPLMEEDEDIALYDRGFTDDQLVLVEQNTVMVEEREREIRQIVQSISDLNEIFRDLAGMVVEQGTVLDRIDFNVEQACVKTDEGLKQLQKAEGYQKKNRKMLVILILFVTVIVLILILFGVKFR; this is encoded by the exons ATGGCAACTAGGCGCCTGACCGATGCCTTCTTATTAATGCGGAACAATGCAATCCAAAACCGGCAGATTTTGGCTGAGCAAGTGAGTACATACGACCCCCGTCGTGCTCTGAGTACACGTAGCAATGCTGCG GAGCTGGATGAG CTGGCTGACGACCGGATGGCCCTGGTGTCTGGGATCAGTCTGGACCCCGAGGCGGCCATCGGGGTCACCAAACGCCTGCCGCCCAAGTGGGTGGATGGGGTGGATGAG ATTCAGTACGAGGTCACGCGGATCCGGCAGAAGATGAAAGAGCTGGCCAGCCTCCACGATAAGCACATGAACCGGCCCACACTGGATGACAGCAGTGAGGAGGAGCATGCCATAGAGATCACCACACAGGAgatcacacag ATGTTCCACCGCTGCCAGCGGTCTGTGACCAGCCTGCAGGCGCGGTGCGGCCACTGCACGCAGCAGGAGGATCGGCTCCTGAGGAACGTGGTGTCCTCGCTGGCCCAGAGCCTGCAGGACCTGTCCATCAGCTTCCGCCACACGCAGTCCGGCTACCTGAAAC GGATGAAGAATCGAGAGGAACGGTCGAAGCACTTTTTTGACACGTCTGGCCCGCTGatggaggaggacgaggacatCGCTCTGTATGACCGG GGATTCACGGATGACCAGCTGGTCCTGGTTGAGCAAAACACAGTTATGGTggaagagcgggagagggagatcCGACAGATCGTTCAGTCCATCTCCGACCTGAACGAGATCTTCCGGGACCTGGCTGGAATGGTGGTGGAACAG GGCACCGTGCTGGACAGGATTGACTTCAATGTGGAGCAGGCCTGTGTGAAAACAGACGAGGGGCTGAAGCAGTTACAGAAG GCGGAAGGGTACCAGAAGAAGAACCGCAAGATGCTGGTCATTTTAATCCTGTTTGTCACTGTTATTGTCCTTATACTCATTCTGTTTGGGGTAAAGTTCAGGTAA
- the stx16 gene encoding syntaxin-16 isoform X1, with product MATRRLTDAFLLMRNNAIQNRQILAEQLADDRMALVSGISLDPEAAIGVTKRLPPKWVDGVDEIQYEVTRIRQKMKELASLHDKHMNRPTLDDSSEEEHAIEITTQEITQMFHRCQRSVTSLQARCGHCTQQEDRLLRNVVSSLAQSLQDLSISFRHTQSGYLKRMKNREERSKHFFDTSGPLMEEDEDIALYDRGFTDDQLVLVEQNTVMVEEREREIRQIVQSISDLNEIFRDLAGMVVEQGTVLDRIDFNVEQACVKTDEGLKQLQKAEGYQKKNRKMLVILILFVTVIVLILILFGVKFR from the exons ATGGCAACTAGGCGCCTGACCGATGCCTTCTTATTAATGCGGAACAATGCAATCCAAAACCGGCAGATTTTGGCTGAGCAA CTGGCTGACGACCGGATGGCCCTGGTGTCTGGGATCAGTCTGGACCCCGAGGCGGCCATCGGGGTCACCAAACGCCTGCCGCCCAAGTGGGTGGATGGGGTGGATGAG ATTCAGTACGAGGTCACGCGGATCCGGCAGAAGATGAAAGAGCTGGCCAGCCTCCACGATAAGCACATGAACCGGCCCACACTGGATGACAGCAGTGAGGAGGAGCATGCCATAGAGATCACCACACAGGAgatcacacag ATGTTCCACCGCTGCCAGCGGTCTGTGACCAGCCTGCAGGCGCGGTGCGGCCACTGCACGCAGCAGGAGGATCGGCTCCTGAGGAACGTGGTGTCCTCGCTGGCCCAGAGCCTGCAGGACCTGTCCATCAGCTTCCGCCACACGCAGTCCGGCTACCTGAAAC GGATGAAGAATCGAGAGGAACGGTCGAAGCACTTTTTTGACACGTCTGGCCCGCTGatggaggaggacgaggacatCGCTCTGTATGACCGG GGATTCACGGATGACCAGCTGGTCCTGGTTGAGCAAAACACAGTTATGGTggaagagcgggagagggagatcCGACAGATCGTTCAGTCCATCTCCGACCTGAACGAGATCTTCCGGGACCTGGCTGGAATGGTGGTGGAACAG GGCACCGTGCTGGACAGGATTGACTTCAATGTGGAGCAGGCCTGTGTGAAAACAGACGAGGGGCTGAAGCAGTTACAGAAG GCGGAAGGGTACCAGAAGAAGAACCGCAAGATGCTGGTCATTTTAATCCTGTTTGTCACTGTTATTGTCCTTATACTCATTCTGTTTGGGGTAAAGTTCAGGTAA
- the stx16 gene encoding syntaxin-16 isoform X2 — translation MALVSGISLDPEAAIGVTKRLPPKWVDGVDEIQYEVTRIRQKMKELASLHDKHMNRPTLDDSSEEEHAIEITTQEITQMFHRCQRSVTSLQARCGHCTQQEDRLLRNVVSSLAQSLQDLSISFRHTQSGYLKRMKNREERSKHFFDTSGPLMEEDEDIALYDRGFTDDQLVLVEQNTVMVEEREREIRQIVQSISDLNEIFRDLAGMVVEQGTVLDRIDFNVEQACVKTDEGLKQLQKAEGYQKKNRKMLVILILFVTVIVLILILFGVKFR, via the exons ATGGCCCTGGTGTCTGGGATCAGTCTGGACCCCGAGGCGGCCATCGGGGTCACCAAACGCCTGCCGCCCAAGTGGGTGGATGGGGTGGATGAG ATTCAGTACGAGGTCACGCGGATCCGGCAGAAGATGAAAGAGCTGGCCAGCCTCCACGATAAGCACATGAACCGGCCCACACTGGATGACAGCAGTGAGGAGGAGCATGCCATAGAGATCACCACACAGGAgatcacacag ATGTTCCACCGCTGCCAGCGGTCTGTGACCAGCCTGCAGGCGCGGTGCGGCCACTGCACGCAGCAGGAGGATCGGCTCCTGAGGAACGTGGTGTCCTCGCTGGCCCAGAGCCTGCAGGACCTGTCCATCAGCTTCCGCCACACGCAGTCCGGCTACCTGAAAC GGATGAAGAATCGAGAGGAACGGTCGAAGCACTTTTTTGACACGTCTGGCCCGCTGatggaggaggacgaggacatCGCTCTGTATGACCGG GGATTCACGGATGACCAGCTGGTCCTGGTTGAGCAAAACACAGTTATGGTggaagagcgggagagggagatcCGACAGATCGTTCAGTCCATCTCCGACCTGAACGAGATCTTCCGGGACCTGGCTGGAATGGTGGTGGAACAG GGCACCGTGCTGGACAGGATTGACTTCAATGTGGAGCAGGCCTGTGTGAAAACAGACGAGGGGCTGAAGCAGTTACAGAAG GCGGAAGGGTACCAGAAGAAGAACCGCAAGATGCTGGTCATTTTAATCCTGTTTGTCACTGTTATTGTCCTTATACTCATTCTGTTTGGGGTAAAGTTCAGGTAA